A single genomic interval of Bradyrhizobium sp. sBnM-33 harbors:
- the pncA gene encoding bifunctional nicotinamidase/pyrazinamidase, producing MQIRPGNDDLLLIIDVQNDFCPGGALAVADGDAVVPVINRLAERFDHVVLTQDWHPPGHSSFVTSHPGASPFETVAMPYGQQTLWPDHCVQGTAGAAFHPKLVIDRAELIIRKGFRPEIDSYSAFFENDRRTPTGLAGYLRDRGLRRIFLAGLATDFCVHYSAVDARQLGFDTVLVEAGCRAIDLAGSLEAAWAGMAAVGVQRVNDL from the coding sequence ATGCAAATCCGACCAGGCAACGATGATTTGCTGCTGATAATCGATGTGCAGAACGATTTCTGCCCCGGCGGCGCGCTTGCGGTTGCCGATGGCGACGCCGTGGTGCCGGTTATCAATCGTCTCGCCGAACGCTTCGACCACGTAGTGCTAACCCAGGACTGGCATCCGCCAGGTCACAGCTCCTTCGTCACGTCGCATCCGGGAGCGAGCCCCTTCGAAACCGTCGCCATGCCATATGGCCAGCAAACCCTTTGGCCCGATCATTGCGTCCAGGGCACCGCCGGGGCGGCGTTTCATCCGAAACTGGTGATCGACCGGGCAGAGCTGATAATCCGGAAAGGCTTCCGTCCCGAAATTGATTCTTACTCTGCGTTTTTTGAAAACGACCGGCGCACACCTACCGGTCTGGCGGGTTATTTGCGCGACCGCGGCTTACGGCGAATCTTCCTGGCAGGACTCGCCACCGATTTTTGTGTCCACTATTCCGCCGTGGACGCACGCCAGCTCGGCTTTGACACCGTGCTTGTTGAGGCCGGATGCAGGGCCATCGATCTTGCGGGCTCGCTCGAGGCCGCCTGGGCAGGGATGGCCGCCGTCGGTGTGCAGCGTGTCAACGATCTTTAG
- a CDS encoding alpha/beta hydrolase, with the protein MATKDRSSDPRLNWAALSQAERDAAYDNNAAVRNSAALIAERNQLSETLRASRNSFLDVPYGDRERTKIDLYPAADRTAPCLVFLHGGYWQRNSRELFAMLVEGVAAHGWSVAIPGYSLAPDASLTEIVAEISRSLDWLAQNGESYGISGAVVLSGWSAGAHLVAMALDHPRVTAGLAISGVYDLAPIRDTGLNNALKLTDQEVARLSPLRLPAVHKRLDIAYGTAELPALVFDSIKLHESRMAAGAPGRLVPIEDADHFSILSELRRPDGALVDIARKLVG; encoded by the coding sequence ATGGCGACAAAGGATAGGTCTTCAGATCCCCGGCTGAACTGGGCCGCGCTTTCCCAAGCGGAGCGCGACGCCGCCTATGACAACAATGCGGCGGTCAGGAACAGCGCAGCGCTGATCGCGGAAAGAAACCAGCTGTCCGAAACGCTGCGCGCCAGCCGCAACTCCTTTCTTGATGTACCCTATGGCGACCGCGAAAGGACAAAGATCGATCTTTATCCGGCCGCCGACAGGACAGCACCCTGCCTCGTCTTTCTGCACGGCGGTTACTGGCAGCGCAACTCACGCGAATTGTTTGCCATGCTGGTCGAAGGCGTCGCTGCGCATGGCTGGTCGGTTGCCATTCCCGGATATTCGCTGGCTCCCGACGCTTCGTTGACGGAAATCGTGGCAGAGATATCCCGGTCGCTCGATTGGCTGGCCCAAAACGGAGAGTCATACGGCATCTCCGGAGCCGTCGTGCTCTCGGGCTGGTCGGCCGGCGCCCATCTCGTCGCCATGGCACTCGATCACCCACGCGTCACCGCGGGACTGGCGATTTCCGGAGTGTACGATCTTGCACCGATCCGCGACACCGGGCTTAACAATGCGCTGAAGCTGACCGACCAGGAAGTCGCAAGATTGTCGCCGCTTCGGCTGCCCGCCGTCCACAAGCGGCTCGACATCGCCTACGGCACGGCCGAACTGCCGGCGCTGGTTTTCGATTCAATCAAGCTTCATGAATCGCGTATGGCCGCGGGCGCACCAGGCAGGCTTGTCCCGATCGAAGACGCCGACCATTTCAGCATCCTCAGCGAGCTGCGGCGTCCTGACGGCGCGCTCGTCGATATCGCTCGAAAGCTCGTCGGCTAG
- a CDS encoding Rieske (2Fe-2S) protein, which yields MPVCGLSRLISQTIVCVRVTGIDLILIWSEGRAVPCERMCPHEQADLSLAHLSGGRLCCPLHAASFDLRNGQISYGWPSRPLRLYPIRIRDDQVWIDTGTIKSPTT from the coding sequence ATGCCGGTATGCGGGCTCAGCCGGCTGATTTCACAAACAATCGTCTGCGTCCGCGTGACCGGAATCGATTTGATCCTGATCTGGAGCGAAGGACGCGCGGTGCCCTGCGAACGGATGTGCCCGCACGAACAGGCTGACCTCAGTCTTGCACACCTGTCGGGAGGACGCTTGTGCTGCCCCCTTCACGCGGCCTCATTCGATCTCCGAAATGGCCAGATTTCCTACGGCTGGCCGAGCCGGCCGTTGCGGCTATACCCCATCCGGATCAGAGACGATCAGGTCTGGATCGACACTGGAACGATCAAATCGCCCACGACCTAG
- a CDS encoding ABC transporter ATP-binding protein gives MLEIRDMVCDYGGVTALRGISLEVKSGQLVALIGANGAGKSTTLRAISGLVAPRSGSMLFEGKDIAGARPPRVVASGIAHCPEGRRVFPHMTVEENLDMGAYLRSSAAEIAADRDRIYAEFPRLADRKRQAAGTLSGGEQQMLAIGRALMSRPRLIMFDEPSLGLAPNIVERTFAIIRGIRDAGTTVLLVEQNAFAALEMCDHAYLLEGGRIVLSGPGAEMIENEHVRKAYLGG, from the coding sequence GTGCTTGAGATCCGCGACATGGTCTGTGACTATGGCGGCGTTACGGCGTTGCGCGGCATTTCGCTGGAGGTCAAGTCCGGGCAGCTCGTCGCCCTGATCGGCGCCAACGGCGCCGGCAAGAGCACCACGCTGCGCGCGATCTCCGGGCTGGTTGCGCCGCGTTCGGGGTCGATGCTGTTCGAGGGCAAGGACATTGCGGGCGCCAGGCCGCCGCGCGTGGTGGCCAGCGGGATCGCGCATTGTCCGGAAGGACGGCGGGTATTTCCGCATATGACGGTTGAGGAAAATCTCGACATGGGGGCCTATCTGCGCAGCAGTGCCGCCGAGATAGCGGCTGACCGCGATCGGATCTATGCCGAGTTCCCGCGCCTGGCCGACCGCAAGCGGCAGGCCGCCGGCACCTTGTCAGGCGGGGAGCAGCAGATGCTGGCGATCGGCCGGGCGCTGATGTCACGTCCACGCCTGATCATGTTCGACGAGCCTTCCCTCGGGCTCGCGCCCAACATCGTCGAGCGAACGTTTGCGATCATCCGCGGCATCCGCGATGCCGGAACGACGGTCCTGCTGGTGGAGCAGAACGCCTTTGCGGCGCTCGAGATGTGCGATCACGCCTATCTGCTGGAAGGCGGCCGCATCGTTCTGTCCGGGCCTGGTGCGGAGATGATCGAGAACGAGCACGTGCGAAAGGCCTATCTTGGTGGATGA
- a CDS encoding ABC transporter ATP-binding protein — MIATALKVEKVAVHFGGLVALSDMNFTVGEGEIVSLIGPNGAGKTTAFNVVTGFLDPTHGAVSYRGTALNGLKPHQIADLGLIRTFQRTSVFPNDTVYDNLLVGLHREGRVSLLEAILGLPCARLSQRRLRERASELVEWVGLERRAHDLAGSLSYGEQRLVGVALALAADPSMLLLDEPVSGMNASETHTFVQLVRNIRDRGVTILLVEHDMPMVMSVSDRIVVLNYGRIIAEGPPDVIRNDPAVIEAYLGQGATRA; from the coding sequence ATGATAGCGACCGCCTTGAAGGTCGAGAAGGTCGCCGTGCATTTCGGAGGGCTCGTTGCACTCTCGGATATGAACTTCACGGTCGGCGAGGGCGAGATCGTTAGCCTGATCGGGCCCAACGGTGCCGGCAAGACGACGGCGTTCAACGTTGTTACCGGCTTTCTGGATCCAACCCACGGCGCCGTGAGTTATCGCGGGACGGCGCTCAATGGATTGAAACCGCATCAGATCGCCGATCTCGGCTTGATCCGCACCTTCCAGCGCACCAGCGTGTTTCCCAACGACACCGTTTACGACAATCTGCTGGTCGGGCTGCATCGCGAGGGCAGGGTGAGCCTGCTCGAGGCCATTCTGGGCCTGCCGTGCGCCCGGTTGTCCCAGCGGCGCTTGCGGGAGCGGGCCAGCGAACTGGTCGAGTGGGTTGGGCTCGAACGCCGCGCCCACGATCTTGCGGGCTCGCTGTCCTATGGCGAGCAGCGGCTTGTCGGCGTGGCGCTGGCGTTGGCAGCAGATCCATCGATGCTGCTGCTCGATGAGCCGGTCTCCGGCATGAACGCCTCGGAAACCCACACCTTCGTGCAGTTGGTTCGCAACATCCGGGATCGCGGCGTCACCATCCTGCTCGTCGAGCACGACATGCCGATGGTGATGAGCGTCTCTGATAGAATTGTGGTGCTGAACTACGGCCGGATCATTGCCGAAGGACCGCCGGACGTGATCCGGAACGACCCGGCCGTCATCGAGGCCTACCTCGGGCAGGGAGCGACACGTGCTTGA
- a CDS encoding branched-chain amino acid ABC transporter permease, producing the protein MKSGVAILTILAFASVPLWLRDPYLMNALITTGIFIIGAMSLNLLLGFTGQLSLGHIAFFGIGAYVSALTSLGFDAGLPFGFRIVHAPWPPIAGFVLAIVIAGLCGYLVGLLSFRVRGAYFVIVTISFAEVVRLVALNWVELTQGPLALTNIPSITIGLPGLGYLTLRTKLQNYYLVLAVAIVTYLLISRLVHSHFGRAMRGLMENETLAVSVGIDVTKTLTLAAVISAGIAGAAGSLYAHYIRIIDPEVFAFINTVTMVIMVITGGKGSLAGPIVGGMIFGLLPVFLRPIMAPEAQWIAYGGVLIVILFVLPRGIVPSLALRFAKPRSRAETVAPVAFSERESKEHA; encoded by the coding sequence ATGAAGTCAGGGGTCGCCATTCTCACGATCCTCGCGTTCGCATCGGTGCCGCTTTGGCTGCGCGATCCGTATCTCATGAACGCGCTGATCACGACCGGCATCTTCATCATCGGAGCGATGAGTCTCAATCTGCTGCTCGGATTCACCGGCCAACTCAGCCTCGGTCATATCGCGTTCTTCGGCATTGGCGCTTACGTCAGTGCATTGACGTCGCTTGGTTTCGATGCAGGCCTGCCCTTCGGCTTCCGCATTGTTCACGCTCCCTGGCCGCCGATCGCCGGATTCGTGTTGGCGATCGTTATAGCGGGATTATGCGGATATCTCGTGGGGCTGCTATCGTTTCGCGTGCGCGGCGCCTATTTCGTGATCGTGACGATTTCCTTTGCCGAAGTGGTCCGGCTGGTGGCGCTGAATTGGGTCGAGCTGACGCAAGGCCCGCTGGCGCTGACCAACATTCCCTCGATTACAATCGGATTGCCGGGTCTTGGATATCTGACCCTCCGCACCAAGCTGCAGAACTATTACCTCGTGCTTGCCGTCGCGATTGTCACCTACCTGCTGATCTCGCGCCTGGTCCATTCGCATTTCGGCCGCGCTATGCGCGGGCTGATGGAAAACGAAACGCTGGCGGTATCCGTCGGCATCGACGTGACAAAGACGCTCACTTTGGCCGCGGTGATTTCGGCCGGGATCGCGGGCGCGGCCGGCAGTCTTTACGCACACTACATCCGGATCATCGATCCCGAAGTGTTTGCTTTCATCAACACGGTGACGATGGTGATCATGGTCATCACCGGCGGCAAGGGTTCGCTGGCGGGGCCCATCGTCGGCGGCATGATCTTTGGGCTGTTGCCTGTGTTTCTGCGGCCGATCATGGCGCCGGAGGCGCAATGGATCGCGTATGGCGGCGTGCTGATCGTTATCCTGTTCGTATTGCCGCGCGGCATCGTGCCGTCGCTGGCGCTGCGATTTGCGAAACCGCGGAGCCGGGCCGAGACGGTTGCTCCGGTTGCATTCTCCGAACGCGAGTCCAAGGAGCACGCGTGA
- a CDS encoding branched-chain amino acid ABC transporter permease, translated as MSEFLQHLINMLVLGGTYALLGIGLTLIFGIMNVVNFTHGVLYTFGAYIMFIVVHQLGVNFFLALPLAVAAGWLLGAAIELTLLRPLRGSDIDTTMLVMIGAWIAMQSGALWIWGGVAKSVTTPFPEAPLVLGPVSVSWLRLFVLAAAAMLIVVTYLLINKTRLGCAMRATFQDQDTASLMGVNVDLVYTSTFAIGSSLAAAAGALLGPVYVIFPQMGDLAAVKAFAIVILGGLGNITGAVIGGFILALAEELGAGYVSSGYRDAMGFLIIIAVLIFKPTGLFARSERVG; from the coding sequence TTGAGCGAGTTTCTGCAACATCTGATCAACATGCTGGTGCTCGGCGGCACCTATGCCCTGCTGGGCATCGGTCTCACCTTGATCTTCGGCATCATGAACGTCGTGAACTTCACGCATGGGGTGCTGTATACGTTCGGCGCCTACATCATGTTCATCGTGGTGCATCAGCTCGGAGTCAACTTCTTCCTTGCGCTGCCGCTTGCCGTTGCAGCCGGCTGGCTTCTTGGAGCGGCGATCGAGCTGACCTTGCTGCGGCCGCTGCGCGGCTCCGACATCGACACGACAATGCTGGTCATGATCGGCGCCTGGATCGCGATGCAGTCCGGCGCCTTGTGGATATGGGGCGGCGTGGCGAAATCGGTGACCACGCCTTTCCCCGAGGCGCCACTGGTGCTGGGACCAGTCTCGGTGTCCTGGCTGCGGCTGTTCGTCCTTGCCGCAGCGGCCATGCTGATCGTCGTCACCTATCTCCTGATCAACAAGACAAGACTCGGCTGTGCGATGCGGGCGACCTTTCAGGATCAGGACACCGCCTCGCTGATGGGCGTCAACGTCGACCTGGTCTACACCTCGACTTTCGCAATCGGTTCCAGCCTTGCCGCCGCGGCAGGCGCACTGCTCGGTCCGGTCTACGTGATCTTCCCGCAAATGGGTGATCTCGCGGCCGTCAAGGCATTCGCGATCGTGATCCTCGGCGGGCTCGGCAACATCACCGGCGCGGTGATTGGCGGTTTCATCCTGGCGCTCGCCGAAGAACTCGGCGCCGGCTATGTTTCCTCGGGATACCGTGACGCGATGGGCTTTTTGATCATTATTGCGGTTCTGATCTTCAAGCCGACCGGACTTTTCGCGCGCTCGGAGCGCGTCGGATGA
- a CDS encoding ABC transporter substrate-binding protein translates to MTRTFRIFPTIALAVALLGGAAEAQTIKIGVNEPLTGAFAASGTYVVNGAKIAADEINAKGGILGKKLELVIEDNKSNPTEAAAVAEKLITSDKVPVLMGAWGSSLTLAVMPKLMEYETPMVVETSSSGKITTTGNPYIFRISPPSAIEAAAFKGIVDKLELKKVDFLVINNDWGRGTAEDFSKMMKEKGIAVGTVETMDQGAQDMSAQLSKLKGTDSETIIVTTAVDQLTLIFKQAAALGLKKRIITTGGSQNPDQIIAQAGAAANGTMHLTTFLPWFPEKTPNPEATSYFIAEWKKRGYDFAGCTESFRGYDGIRTAAAAIEKAGKAEPAAIKAALWDIKVKGLNGDIVFRKSGPEGKESGQSQPNVYLIEITDGKIGMKTL, encoded by the coding sequence ATGACACGGACTTTCAGAATTTTTCCGACGATTGCGCTGGCGGTCGCCTTGCTGGGTGGTGCCGCCGAGGCTCAGACCATCAAGATCGGCGTGAACGAGCCGCTTACGGGTGCGTTCGCCGCGTCCGGTACCTACGTCGTCAACGGTGCCAAGATCGCCGCCGATGAGATCAACGCAAAGGGCGGCATTCTCGGCAAGAAGCTCGAGCTCGTCATCGAGGACAACAAGAGCAATCCCACGGAAGCAGCTGCCGTCGCCGAAAAGCTGATCACGAGCGACAAGGTGCCGGTGCTGATGGGGGCGTGGGGTTCGAGCCTGACGCTTGCCGTGATGCCCAAGCTGATGGAATACGAAACCCCGATGGTGGTCGAGACCTCCTCGTCGGGCAAGATCACCACGACCGGAAATCCCTACATCTTCCGTATCTCGCCACCGTCGGCGATTGAGGCCGCTGCATTCAAAGGGATCGTCGACAAGCTCGAACTGAAGAAGGTCGATTTCCTTGTCATCAACAACGACTGGGGTCGCGGCACCGCGGAAGACTTCAGCAAGATGATGAAGGAGAAGGGCATCGCGGTCGGTACCGTCGAGACCATGGATCAGGGCGCCCAGGATATGAGCGCGCAGCTTTCCAAGCTGAAGGGCACCGATTCCGAGACCATCATCGTGACGACGGCGGTGGACCAGCTCACGCTGATCTTCAAGCAGGCCGCCGCACTCGGCCTCAAGAAGCGCATCATCACCACCGGGGGCTCACAGAATCCGGATCAGATCATCGCGCAGGCGGGTGCTGCGGCCAACGGCACCATGCATCTGACGACCTTCCTGCCCTGGTTCCCCGAGAAGACGCCGAATCCGGAAGCGACCAGCTACTTCATCGCCGAATGGAAGAAGCGCGGTTACGACTTCGCGGGCTGCACCGAAAGCTTCCGCGGCTATGACGGCATCCGCACCGCGGCGGCGGCAATCGAGAAGGCGGGCAAGGCGGAGCCTGCGGCGATCAAGGCGGCATTGTGGGACATCAAGGTGAAGGGTCTGAACGGCGATATCGTGTTCCGCAAGTCCGGTCCCGAAGGCAAGGAAAGCGGCCAGAGCCAGCCCAACGTCTATCTGATCGAAATCACCGACGGCAAGATCGGCATGAAGACGCTCTGA
- a CDS encoding xanthine dehydrogenase family Fe-S subunit, producing the protein MSMIALTVNRRAVQVSAEPRTNVADFVREKLDLTGTHLGCEHGVCGACTVLLDGVPARSCITYAVACEGAEVTTIEGLDDDSVTTELRAAFTREHALQCGYCTPGMLVSARDLVLRLPQADERLIRVGLSGNLCRCTGYVGIVRAVQSVIEVRRARNIAPEPDGGRKILGPVGSGRSAHDGTYRAERIRRAASEQTLPETASSVPAIPDFIPATVLKQQFSVAHPPGQVFATFDDIGAVAACLPGASLTAPPKPERVEGAIRVRIGPIVATFQGAARVERNPADMSGRIVGIGNDRRSRSLTQGEIRYRLVPIEQGTRVDLSIGYTLTGMLAQVGRPGLVRDLAARLIAEFACNLDHRLSGASASDATAAELNGMTLVLSLLRARVTRWVGRFAPSKDGTT; encoded by the coding sequence ATGAGCATGATCGCACTTACCGTGAACCGGCGCGCGGTGCAGGTATCAGCGGAACCACGCACAAACGTTGCGGATTTTGTTCGCGAGAAACTCGACCTGACTGGTACCCATCTCGGCTGCGAACACGGCGTCTGCGGCGCATGCACGGTGCTACTCGACGGCGTCCCCGCGCGCTCGTGCATCACCTATGCGGTGGCCTGCGAAGGGGCTGAGGTCACTACGATCGAAGGACTCGACGACGACAGCGTTACGACGGAACTTCGCGCGGCCTTCACGCGCGAGCATGCGTTGCAATGCGGCTATTGCACGCCGGGGATGCTGGTCTCGGCGCGCGACCTGGTGCTGCGCCTGCCGCAAGCCGACGAGCGCCTGATCCGCGTCGGATTGAGCGGAAATCTGTGCCGGTGCACCGGCTATGTCGGCATCGTGCGGGCAGTCCAGTCCGTCATTGAAGTGCGGCGCGCCCGCAATATCGCGCCCGAACCGGACGGAGGACGGAAGATCCTAGGCCCCGTCGGCTCAGGCCGAAGTGCGCACGACGGTACCTATCGCGCCGAGCGCATCCGTCGCGCAGCAAGCGAACAAACGCTGCCTGAAACGGCCAGTTCGGTTCCTGCGATTCCGGACTTTATTCCGGCCACCGTTCTGAAGCAGCAGTTCAGCGTCGCGCACCCGCCTGGGCAAGTCTTTGCAACGTTCGACGACATCGGTGCTGTCGCGGCCTGCCTTCCCGGCGCGTCGCTGACGGCGCCGCCAAAGCCGGAGCGCGTCGAAGGCGCCATCCGGGTCAGGATTGGCCCGATCGTCGCGACATTCCAGGGGGCCGCACGCGTCGAGCGAAACCCCGCCGATATGTCCGGCCGCATCGTCGGCATCGGCAACGACCGGCGCAGCCGGTCGTTGACGCAGGGCGAAATTCGCTATCGGCTGGTGCCGATCGAGCAGGGGACGCGCGTAGACCTTTCCATCGGATATACGCTCACGGGCATGCTGGCGCAGGTCGGAAGGCCGGGGCTGGTCCGCGATCTCGCGGCGCGGCTGATCGCTGAGTTTGCCTGCAATCTCGATCACCGCCTCTCGGGTGCGTCAGCGAGTGACGCCACGGCGGCCGAGCTGAACGGAATGACGCTGGTTCTCAGTCTTTTGCGCGCGCGGGTAACGCGTTGGGTTGGTCGTTTCGCGCCCAGCAAGGACGGAACGACGTGA
- a CDS encoding FAD binding domain-containing protein, with protein MKPAPFGYERPRDLQAVFALLGEAKASAKIIAGGQSLGPMLNLRLVEPQLIVDITGLAELKQVERRGDELVLGACITHADVEDGRIPDVTRGAMQRVAGNIAYRAVRNRGTVGGSVSHADPAADWVSALSALGAKLTLRSRAGARMVAMDDFIVGALESALHDGEIVETIHVPAMPASAHWGYAKSCRKTGEFAHAIGAILIDPSAATARVVIGAIDSAPVVITNAAELFGGRIAGDYKDRFDARVADVLLAKAGVSNAAHRHIHVNVLKRAVGEAAA; from the coding sequence ATGAAACCGGCGCCTTTCGGCTACGAACGTCCACGCGACTTGCAGGCGGTATTTGCCCTGCTCGGCGAGGCCAAGGCTTCCGCCAAGATCATTGCCGGCGGTCAGTCGCTTGGTCCCATGCTCAATCTGCGGCTGGTCGAGCCGCAGTTGATCGTGGACATCACCGGTCTTGCAGAGCTCAAGCAGGTCGAGCGTCGTGGCGACGAACTCGTGCTCGGGGCCTGTATCACCCACGCCGACGTCGAGGATGGACGCATTCCGGACGTCACGCGCGGCGCCATGCAGCGCGTCGCCGGCAACATCGCTTACCGCGCCGTACGCAATCGCGGCACGGTCGGCGGATCTGTCAGCCATGCCGATCCCGCGGCAGACTGGGTATCCGCGCTGTCGGCACTAGGTGCGAAATTGACGCTGCGAAGCCGCGCGGGCGCGCGCATGGTCGCGATGGATGATTTCATCGTCGGTGCGCTGGAATCTGCGTTGCACGATGGTGAGATCGTCGAAACCATTCATGTCCCAGCGATGCCGGCATCGGCGCATTGGGGCTACGCCAAGAGTTGCCGCAAGACAGGCGAATTCGCGCATGCGATCGGCGCAATCCTGATCGATCCGAGCGCCGCAACCGCCCGCGTCGTGATTGGTGCGATCGATTCGGCGCCCGTCGTCATCACGAATGCGGCGGAATTGTTCGGCGGACGCATTGCCGGCGACTACAAGGACCGCTTCGATGCGCGTGTAGCGGATGTCCTGCTGGCAAAGGCGGGCGTTTCGAATGCGGCGCATCGCCACATTCATGTGAACGTGCTCAAGCGTGCGGTCGGCGAGGCCGCCGCATGA